A window of Candidatus Bathyarchaeota archaeon genomic DNA:
AGTTTGTTGAAAACTCGTGGCTTTTCTCCTTTGATAGCGTAGACGATAATCTGATATTGCTTTGAAAACCTTTTCTCTATCGGTACTGCAGAGGTCATTTTCCTCCAAATTATCAAATTCTGAAAGGTCCAACCAGCCTTTCTAAGTATCCTTAATACTCGCTCAGCATTCTTCTCTCTGTGCATGAAATACATTGCTCCACCATCTGCAGTTACGTTATATACGCCTTCGACTATTGATTTTACCCAATCCCAATATTTTCCATCGGATTGATTGTCATCAAAGAACCGGTAAGCTTTGCCTTGCAGGTAAGGAGGATCGAAAAAAGTCACATGGACATCGCCGATTGCTTCGCTATTGAGATATTTTAGACAGTCACCCTGAATGACCTTGTACCAGGTTTCATTTAATCCTGAAACATCTGAAGATATCAAAACAGGCTCGCTCTTAACTCCAAGTGGGGCAACTACATTTTGTTCATTAATATTCTTTTCAGTTTCTTGCGTAGCAGTTTTAGGCATAACGTGAAAACCAGTCTCATTTCGGGTTAAGGTTACTTCAGTGTCAACAGGAAATTTACTTTTTAAATATTCTCGACACCATAAACGAGCGTTCTTATCAACTTTGGCTGGGTAACCATTAACTCTGGTTTCTAACGGGAGAGTAGACTCAGCAAAAAGATGCCGCCTATCTTTAGAAGGTATTTGGATGAATCCTAATTCTACTTCTTTCTTTTTTAGTTTCTTTGTAACCATAAATACCAGTTCTAATCCTATATTTAATACCACTATAAATTTTAATCTTAAGCAATTTTTGTTAAAGGTTCCTTAGAGTCTACCGATGAGTGCCCATTCCTCTTTGTTACGTTATATATGATGTCTGCTACTTCTTGAATTTCATTGTGATGCGTGATTATGAGCATCTGGGGAATTATTCTGCCGCCTTCTCGGAAGAAAGAGTTTAAGATGTTGACGAGTTCTTTTCGGCGTTCCTCATCAAGATGTGTAGTCGGCTCATCCATAATTACCGTTTCAACTTTGCCCGAGAGCACCTGTGCAATAGCTAAACGCAATGCAATGGCAAGGGCTACACGTTCGCCGCCGCTGATCTGGTCGATGTCTTGCTCACCCGCGGGTCCCAGAACACTGATGTTGTAGTCATCGTCGATTTTCACATCCGAATAGGACAGGTTAAAGCGTTCAAACAGGTCCCGCGTCGCCCTCTCAAGAACAGGCCTTGCTCTTGCGCGGATGAGCTTTTGGATGCCATCTTTGCCGTAGGCATCCCGGATATTGCTAAGAACAGATATGTAACGCTCTACCTGTTGCTTCTCTTTCGCAGTTTTTTCCAAAGCCACAAGTTCAGCGTCAAGTTTCGCTATTTGTTTCTGGAAACCAGATTTTTCCTGCTCCAACCTAACAAGCTCTTTCTCCAACTCACGCAACTTAGCTTCTGCGGTTTGGCAATGAGTTTTTACACGGGCATGCTCAGCTTCATCGTAACAAAGCCCCTTGATTTGGGCTTCAATCGTTAAAACACCTTTTTTGGCATCTTCCAGCTTAACCGAAGTCTCCCTAACCAAAGATTCAAACTCTGCTTTCCTCTTTGCTACCGCAAGATTTTGGTCATACTCCTGACGGATCAGCCGCAACTGTTTCAGTTCCTTCTTTGCATCTTCAGGCGTGTAACCTAACTCTTTCACCAAGCAAGCCAAACTAGCCTCGATTCCCTCCAGCGACTTAACCAGAGGCTGCCTTTCAGCTTCCATCGA
This region includes:
- a CDS encoding site-specific DNA-methyltransferase, whose translation is MVTKKLKKKEVELGFIQIPSKDRRHLFAESTLPLETRVNGYPAKVDKNARLWCREYLKSKFPVDTEVTLTRNETGFHVMPKTATQETEKNINEQNVVAPLGVKSEPVLISSDVSGLNETWYKVIQGDCLKYLNSEAIGDVHVTFFDPPYLQGKAYRFFDDNQSDGKYWDWVKSIVEGVYNVTADGGAMYFMHREKNAERVLRILRKAGWTFQNLIIWRKMTSAVPIEKRFSKQYQIIVYAIKGEKPRVFNKLRIDPPPLPWHKWQHEEGVFLTDVWDDIRELTSGYFAGEEALRDKDGNRMHIQQTPVALLLRIILSSTLPGDVVLDPTAGTGTALVVAKQLARSSVGIEIDPLNIELIKKRLTNVREADDVSRYFEYYKFTSNLKQIWPLEKPDLKQQKLL